Within the Achromobacter spanius genome, the region CAAGGGGTGAAAGTGAAACGAGGCCGGGTCTTCGACGCCTTGGTGATAGACGTCGGACACCAGTCGTTCGCGTACCTGGCTGCGCGTCAGGAAGCGCACGTCGCGCCCGAAGTCGCGGCGCTGGGCGTCGCACCACTGGTTAAGCGCGTCGGTGGCTTCGTAGCGCACCACGCGCAGTCGGCCATCGACCTTGTGCGCGTCGGCGATGGCCAGCGTGCGGATGTTGTCGCGGATGATCTCCACGCCTTCCATCGACAGCCGGTAAAGCTGGCGGTAGTGGTCTTCGTCCACGTGCCGCTTGATGGCGTCGGCGCCGGCCGAAAACGCGGGCGATACCGAGCCGCCGTTGCGCCCCGACGCGCCCCAGGCGATGCGCCGCCCTTCCAGCAACGTAACGCTGCGCCCGCGCCGGGCGAGTTCCAGCGCGGTCGACAAGCCGGCCAAGCCGCCGCCCACCACGCAGACGTCGGTGCTGGCCACGCCGGCCAACGGCGCATACCGCGTGTCCGCGTCGGACAGCGTGCGCTTGTAATAGGTGTCGATGTACTCGGAGGCCATGCCGGTGGGGGTCCGTGTCAGTGCAGGCTTGCGCCTTGCAGGCCGCCCGTGAGGCGCTTTTCCAGCCAATTGGCCAGGCGCAGCAACGGGTAGCAGTAGATGAAGTAGATGGCGGCAATCATGCCGTAGATGAACAGCGATTTCGCAGGAAAGGTAATGATGAATACCTCGCCCTGGCGCGTCAGTTCGGTAATGCCGACCACCGACAGGATGGCGGTGCTTTTGATCAGCATGACGTAGACGCCGCTCATGGGTTGCACGATCAGGCGCATGGCTTGCGGCAGGACGACCAGCCGCAGGATCTGCAAGGGCCGCAGGCCGAGTGTCATGGCGCCTTCGGTCTGGCCGCGCGGCACGGACTGGATGGCGCCCATGACGATTTCAGCGACATAGCAAGACGTGTACACCGACAGCGACACGAAGGCGGCGGTGGCGGAATCCCAATGCAGCAGCGCGATGCCGGTGCTGGGCAGCACAAAGTAAAAGATATAAAGCTGCACCAGAAACGGCGTGCCGCGCAGCACGTGGATGTACAGGCCCAGCAATTGATGAATACCACGGATGTGATAGCTGCGTATCACCCCTATCACAAAGCCCAGCAGCGATCCGGCGATGATGGCCACGAACGATATCTTCAGCGTCTCCCAGAAGCCCTTCAGCAGGAAGGGCAGCACGACGCCGGCGGTGGAAAGATAGGAATCCAGCATGCTTACCTCGCGTTCCAGGCCGGGCCGGCCAACCAGAGGCTGACGCCTCGCGACAACAACAGCATGACGCCGTAGATCAGCAGGTAGCCCGCGGCAATCGTCAGGAAGCTTTCGCTGGGCACGATGCGGTCGCTGTTCATCTGCACGCCGGCTGCCACCAGTTCGAATACGGTGATCAGCGACAGCAGGGACGTGTCTTTGATCAGCACGGCGGTCTGCCCCAACAACGGCGGCAGCGTGTTGACGAAAGCCTGCGGCAGCACCACGTAGCGCAGCCGCTGTTGATAGTTCATGCCGCAAGCCTTGGCGCCTTCGATCTGGCCGCGCGGCACGGATTCAATGCCCACGCGGATGATTTCGCTCATGTAGGCGGCGTGGTGCAGCGTCATGGCCATGATGCCCAGCACCATTTCGCTCCAGCGCCCGGCGCCCGGTATCACCATGGGCACGGCGTAATAAACCAGGTAGATCTGCACCAGCAAGGGGGTGGACCGGATGAACTGCACGTAGGCCGCCACCGGGCGCCAGATGGCGCCTCGGCGCGACATGTGCAGCAAGGCCAGCGGCACGCCGGCCAACACGGACAGCACCAGGCTGGCGCCCGCCGCGATCAGCGTGTTGGCCAGGCCCGTGGCGAACTCGCCCGTGTACTGGCTGACGATGCGCCAGTTGTAGTAGTCGATCAGCCAATCCATGGGCGCTCCGGTCTCCTGGTTATGTGGCGCGATTTATTGGTGGTCTTTCTTCCAGTCGGTGGAGTACCAGTACTTCACCTGCTCGGGCAGCGTGTTGTCGGCGGTCTTCAGCGTTTGCCAGTTATCCAGCCAGAACTTGAGGCGGAAGGCATTGGGGCCGACGGCAAAGGCCAGCGGTTCACGCACCATCACGCCGTCCAGCACGCGCAGGTTGCCGAAGTCCACCAGGAACTGGTTGGCGGTGGACATGGACATGATGCCGGCGTCCAGACGACCGCTGGACAGGGCCTGGCCGACCGGCGCGCTGCCGCCCGAGAACTCTTTCATGGTGGCCTTGGGCAGCATCTTCTTGCCCGCTTCGGCGTAGGTGCTGGCGCCCAGCACACCGACGTTCAGACCGTCCTTGTTCAGTTCCTGGTACGACTTATAGGGCGAGTCCTTTTGCACCACGGCAACGGTTTCGGCATAGAACATCGGCGCCGAGAACAGCACCTGCGCCGCGCGTTGCGGGGTGGGCGTCATGTCGGCGGCCACCATGTCGGCCTTGCCGGACAACAGCGCCGGCAGCAGGCCCTTCCATTCATAGTCTTGCAGGACCAGCTTCACGCCCAGGTCGTCGGCCATGCGCTTGGCCACTTCCACAGCCAAGCCGGTGCGCTTGCCGGATTTGTCCATGAAGCTCATCAAGGGGCCCGAGGTCTGCACCGCCACGCGCAGCTCGCCGCGCTTGATGATGTCGCTTAGTTCGTCGGCTTGCGCGGGCAGCGCCACGGTGGCGCTGGCGATGGCGATGCTGGCCAGGCCCAGCCATTGTTTGATTTTCAGCATTTCGATATTCCCTTGTGGTGGATGACGTCGTTCCGGGCTTGGCATGGGTGCTGCCGCATGGCCGGCAGCGCCCGGATTTGCCGGACCGGCCTGTGCTTGGATTGCTTGAACAGCTTGGAATGCGTGGACTACAGAATCTTGTCCAGGAAAGCGCGCGTGCGCGGCTCCTTGGGATGAACAAACACCTCGTCGGGCGTACCGATTTCCACGATGCGCCCGGCGTCCATGAACAGCGCGCGGTCGCCGACGTCGCGCGCGAATCCCATTTCGTGGGTCACCACCGCCATCGTCATGCCGTCGCGTGCCAGTTGCCGCATCAGTTCCAGGATGCCGCCCACGGTTTCGGGGTCGAGCGCGGACGTGGCTTCGTCGAACAGCATCAGCTTCGGGTCCATGGCCAGCGCGCGGGCGATGGCCACGCGCTGCTGCTGGCCGCCGGACAACTGACTGGGATAGCGCTCGCCAAAGTCGGCCATGCCCACGCGGCCCAGCAGGTCGCGGGCGTAGCGTTCGGCGTCGGCGCGGCTGCGTCCGCGCACCACGCGCTGGGGTAGCGCCACGTTGTCCAGCGCAGTACGGTGTTGGAACAGGTTGAAGTGCTGGAACACCATGCCGACATTGGTGCGCCAGCGGTTGACGTCGGTGGCGGGGTCCGTCAAGGACACGCCGTCCACGCGGATGGTGCCGCTATCAATGCTTTCCAGGCCGTTCAGTGTGCGCAGCAAGGTGCTCTTGCCGGACCCCGAGGGCCCGACCACCACCATGACTTCACCCTTGTTCAACTGGCAGTCGATGCCATCCAACGCCAGATGCGGGGGCTGCCCGTCGCGATGGAATGTTTTGGTGACTGCCTGGACATCCAGTAAAGCGTCTGCCACTGATGCACCTCGAAAACCGCGCTTAAGCGGGTTTAGCAAAAAAGTTTCGCAATTCACGCTGGAGTTTCGTATAGTAAATTTTTTTCCCGAATCGCCACTTAGGCATAACCCTTAAGCGAAGCCATGACTTCGCTGGCAATCCAAGGAACCGGCATGGACACCCCCCAAGACATCCTGCGCGCGCTCGGCCTGAACCCCGACGCGCTTACCGGCGGCACGCTGACCGCGCGCAGCCCGATCGACGGCGCTGAACTGGCGCAGGTGCATGAGCACACGGTGGCCCAGGCCCATTCGGCCATCACGCGCGCCCGCCAGGCCAGCCTGGCATGGCGCGACGTGCCGGCCCCGCGCCGGGGCGAACTGATACGCCTGTTGGGCGAAACCCTGCGCGAGAACAAGACCGCGCTGGGCCGCCTGGTGAGCCTGGAAGCCGGCAAGATCGTGGCTGAAGGCGAAGGCGAAGTGCAGGAAATGATCGACATCTGCGACTTCGCCGTCGGCCTGTCGCGCCAGTTGTACGGC harbors:
- a CDS encoding amino acid ABC transporter permease, translated to MLDSYLSTAGVVLPFLLKGFWETLKISFVAIIAGSLLGFVIGVIRSYHIRGIHQLLGLYIHVLRGTPFLVQLYIFYFVLPSTGIALLHWDSATAAFVSLSVYTSCYVAEIVMGAIQSVPRGQTEGAMTLGLRPLQILRLVVLPQAMRLIVQPMSGVYVMLIKSTAILSVVGITELTRQGEVFIITFPAKSLFIYGMIAAIYFIYCYPLLRLANWLEKRLTGGLQGASLH
- a CDS encoding amino acid ABC transporter permease, translated to MDWLIDYYNWRIVSQYTGEFATGLANTLIAAGASLVLSVLAGVPLALLHMSRRGAIWRPVAAYVQFIRSTPLLVQIYLVYYAVPMVIPGAGRWSEMVLGIMAMTLHHAAYMSEIIRVGIESVPRGQIEGAKACGMNYQQRLRYVVLPQAFVNTLPPLLGQTAVLIKDTSLLSLITVFELVAAGVQMNSDRIVPSESFLTIAAGYLLIYGVMLLLSRGVSLWLAGPAWNAR
- a CDS encoding ABC transporter substrate-binding protein, which codes for MLKIKQWLGLASIAIASATVALPAQADELSDIIKRGELRVAVQTSGPLMSFMDKSGKRTGLAVEVAKRMADDLGVKLVLQDYEWKGLLPALLSGKADMVAADMTPTPQRAAQVLFSAPMFYAETVAVVQKDSPYKSYQELNKDGLNVGVLGASTYAEAGKKMLPKATMKEFSGGSAPVGQALSSGRLDAGIMSMSTANQFLVDFGNLRVLDGVMVREPLAFAVGPNAFRLKFWLDNWQTLKTADNTLPEQVKYWYSTDWKKDHQ
- a CDS encoding amino acid ABC transporter ATP-binding protein; translation: MADALLDVQAVTKTFHRDGQPPHLALDGIDCQLNKGEVMVVVGPSGSGKSTLLRTLNGLESIDSGTIRVDGVSLTDPATDVNRWRTNVGMVFQHFNLFQHRTALDNVALPQRVVRGRSRADAERYARDLLGRVGMADFGERYPSQLSGGQQQRVAIARALAMDPKLMLFDEATSALDPETVGGILELMRQLARDGMTMAVVTHEMGFARDVGDRALFMDAGRIVEIGTPDEVFVHPKEPRTRAFLDKIL